The Saprospiraceae bacterium genome includes a window with the following:
- the fahA gene encoding fumarylacetoacetase encodes MKSFIEIPENNDFTLHNIPFGIFRKTNSDYLAACTRVGNIIIDLHQCMEAGLFSKVTLPQNIFKSDKLNPFIALGKSIPNTVRKILQESLDTGGMLDQLSRENKQILIPTNEIEMLLPIEIGDYTDFYSSREHATNVGVMFRDPANALLPNWLHLPVGYHGRASSIVVSGTDIKRPSGQTMPDGATQPVFGPTKQLDFELEMAFVIGKNSALGESISVDNAEEYIFGLMLFNDWSARDIQKWEYVPLGPFLAKNFASTLSPWIVTLEALKIFRTAGPEQNPTPLPYLQSKGPKNYDIHLTVDINTEYGESQRVSESNFKYMYWNMCQQLAHHTVNGCNVRVGDLMASGTISGPTPDSYGSMLEICWKGTKPIEMPDGTQRRFINDGDTVVMRGWCEKDGIRIGFGACDGKIEK; translated from the coding sequence ATGAAGAGTTTTATAGAGATACCTGAAAATAACGATTTTACCCTTCATAATATACCTTTTGGGATATTTAGAAAAACCAACTCAGACTACCTGGCAGCATGTACACGTGTGGGCAATATAATAATTGATTTGCATCAATGTATGGAGGCAGGATTGTTTAGTAAAGTTACATTACCCCAAAATATTTTTAAATCTGACAAACTAAATCCCTTTATTGCTTTAGGAAAAAGCATCCCCAATACAGTCCGTAAAATACTTCAGGAGTCTTTAGATACAGGTGGAATGTTAGATCAGCTTTCACGTGAAAACAAACAGATCTTGATTCCGACCAATGAGATAGAAATGTTATTGCCCATTGAAATAGGCGATTACACAGATTTTTACTCCAGCCGCGAGCATGCTACCAATGTTGGTGTGATGTTCCGAGACCCTGCTAATGCATTGCTGCCCAATTGGCTGCATCTCCCGGTAGGATATCATGGCAGGGCGTCATCCATCGTAGTATCCGGTACAGATATCAAGCGACCAAGTGGTCAGACAATGCCTGATGGAGCTACACAGCCTGTCTTTGGCCCCACTAAACAATTGGACTTTGAGCTTGAAATGGCATTTGTAATCGGAAAAAACAGTGCCCTGGGAGAATCCATTTCGGTTGACAATGCTGAAGAATATATCTTTGGGCTTATGCTCTTCAATGACTGGTCGGCACGCGATATACAGAAATGGGAGTACGTACCTTTGGGTCCATTCCTGGCAAAAAATTTTGCTTCCACGCTATCTCCCTGGATTGTCACTCTCGAAGCTCTGAAGATTTTCAGGACTGCCGGACCTGAGCAAAATCCAACACCACTACCTTATCTGCAATCCAAAGGACCAAAAAACTATGACATCCATCTGACTGTTGATATCAATACGGAATATGGAGAATCACAAAGAGTCTCAGAGTCAAATTTTAAATATATGTACTGGAATATGTGTCAACAATTGGCCCACCACACTGTCAATGGCTGTAATGTCAGGGTTGGTGATCTTATGGCTTCCGGTACGATCAGTGGACCGACCCCGGATTCATATGGATCTATGCTCGAAATCTGCTGGAAAGGAACAAAACCCATCGAAATGCCGGACGGGACCCAGCGAAGATTTATCAATGATGGCGATACCGTCGTCATGCGCGGATGGTGCGAAAAGGATGGCATACGCATAGGCTTTGGAGCATGTGATGGTAAAATTGAAAAATAG
- a CDS encoding phosphatase PAP2 family protein gives MKKFDHINIRNASFSVTLIFFVHIAVGQVADDDSLKIENLKKQSFTNYIFPATCVSYGITSMFVPSIRDIDFDIRDNQSGYQETTADDYLIYAPLVSNLALSWGGVLSKNRLRDKALIYLMSTGLNAVLVYPTKKITSRARPDNSDFHSFPSGHTSNAFVGAEFFWQEYKDKSKLLASSGYIIAATTGYLRIRNNKHWLSDVVAGAGTGILSTRLVYHFYPKISKILFADSDKVVLLPFSAYDAKGVTLFVGL, from the coding sequence ATGAAAAAATTTGATCATATCAATATCCGAAATGCTTCTTTTTCAGTTACACTGATTTTCTTTGTCCACATTGCTGTAGGTCAGGTAGCTGATGATGATTCTTTGAAAATTGAAAACTTAAAAAAGCAATCATTCACAAATTATATTTTCCCTGCCACTTGTGTTTCTTATGGTATCACAAGTATGTTTGTACCATCTATTCGGGATATCGACTTTGACATACGTGACAATCAATCCGGATATCAGGAGACTACAGCAGATGATTATCTTATTTATGCTCCACTAGTTAGTAACCTTGCTTTGAGTTGGGGAGGAGTACTTTCAAAAAACAGGTTGCGGGACAAGGCGCTGATTTATCTTATGTCTACCGGACTGAATGCTGTTTTAGTATACCCGACAAAAAAAATTACTTCCAGAGCCCGTCCTGACAATAGTGATTTTCACTCTTTTCCTTCCGGACATACTTCCAATGCCTTTGTAGGAGCAGAATTTTTCTGGCAAGAGTATAAAGACAAATCCAAATTATTAGCTTCGTCGGGTTATATTATTGCTGCTACTACAGGATATCTGAGGATACGAAATAACAAACACTGGTTGAGCGATGTTGTCGCTGGTGCAGGAACAGGTATTTTATCTACCAGATTGGTATATCATTTTTATCCAAAAATATCGAAAATATTATTTGCTGATTCTGATAAAGTGGTTTTACTTCCTTTTTCTGCTTATGATGCAAAAGGAGTCACTTTGTTTGTAGGGTTATAG
- a CDS encoding transposase: protein MMDVAKKVNSDLGDTKLQALNIDENSNKKSGKHSVGVSRQYNGNEGKIENSQTGVFASLGSGEKVSLVNARLYLPKEWTDDEKRCIKAGVPKKDIKYATKVQLAIDLIEELDNNGIEYGWIGADSLYGQGYEFANTLDKKGKKFVLDVKTNQHIYLTEPEVLVEKRVTKKGKQIVKLTNEQKSIKVEDYYKTLIKNDFTQVEWRKGTKGWLKALFHIQTVWVWDSKSEKTHKRTLIIRKDSNKIKFSVSNFTIGKKALKN, encoded by the coding sequence ATGATGGACGTTGCTAAAAAAGTAAATTCAGATTTAGGAGATACAAAGCTTCAAGCTTTAAACATTGATGAAAATAGTAATAAAAAATCAGGTAAACACTCTGTTGGAGTTTCCAGACAATACAATGGAAATGAGGGTAAGATCGAAAATTCACAAACGGGGGTATTTGCTTCCTTAGGAAGCGGAGAAAAAGTAAGTTTGGTTAATGCTCGTTTATATCTTCCAAAGGAGTGGACAGATGATGAGAAAAGATGCATTAAGGCAGGTGTGCCAAAGAAAGATATTAAATATGCTACTAAGGTGCAACTTGCCATAGATCTGATTGAAGAATTGGACAACAATGGGATAGAATACGGATGGATAGGCGCAGATTCGCTGTATGGTCAGGGGTATGAATTTGCAAATACACTTGACAAAAAAGGAAAGAAGTTTGTACTTGACGTAAAAACGAATCAACATATTTACCTTACAGAACCGGAAGTGTTGGTTGAAAAGCGAGTGACAAAAAAGGGTAAACAGATCGTTAAACTAACCAATGAACAAAAGTCAATAAAAGTAGAAGATTATTATAAAACATTGATTAAGAATGATTTCACCCAAGTCGAATGGCGCAAAGGTACGAAAGGTTGGCTGAAGGCCTTGTTCCATATCCAAACAGTATGGGTCTGGGATAGTAAATCGGAAAAAACTCATAAAAGGACATTGATCATAAGAAAGGATAGTAACAAAATAAAATTCTCGGTGAGTAACTTTACAATAGGGAAAAAAGCATTGAAGAATTAG
- a CDS encoding carbohydrate binding family 9 domain-containing protein, translated as MKVRFLYLILLFSLCTGAITASNPDKKLNALRINEAIKMDGVLDEEVWKNAQVATDFIQTEPTPGLSATFVTEAFFLYDNNAVYIGARMFDPESQKILKELSLRDQMGNADYFGVFFDTYKSGINGFNFFVTASGVQKEGVVTNHKDDSNWNAVWESAVSQDAKGWYVEIKIPYSSLRFPSVDIQEWNVQFAREIRRFRETSYWSPIDPTVSGWVQQSGSVTGINNIKSPVRLSLTPYLSGYVNTTYDPGSNQKKLSSGTAYSAGLDLKYGINDAFTLDMTLIPDFGQVISDRQVLNLSPFEVFFEDNRQFFTEGTELFNRGRLFYSRRIGGRPIHYNQVNSQLKEGETIVNNPETSQLFNATKVSGRTSNGLGIGAFNALVSEEFALIRSNDGVERQIKTNPMTNYNVFVLDQNLKNNSYVSLVNTNVYRLGSDYDANVTGGFFNIRSANQKYMVGGSGVLANQIYSTGTERGFTYNLELGKISGNWTYSFTHGVESEKYNPNDLGFLYSPNEVFYNMEGQYAQYKPKNEKLQLYEIGANTTYSRLYKPSVFSDFYTIIRSFFLFKSRNAFGINARIEPFETRDYFEPRTVDFSKYVSWTPNYMLGGFISTDYRKPFAFDINANYRYFDAEHRRNFSSSFSPRFRFSDRMSVFMNMALSLIRFEPGYVNKNIDSRPIEGLGSNDILVGHRNRTIMENSLTGRYIFNSVMGINVRIRHYWDKVRYQEFGALNDKGYPDIITYNGLNEKAEPIFDRNVNIFNVDLQYNWRFAPGSDIIFVWKNQIFNNDKEYQRDYFSNLGGLFDSLQTNSFSVRVLYFLDYLQVFPRKEV; from the coding sequence TTGAAAGTCAGATTTTTATACCTTATCCTATTATTTTCCTTATGCACAGGTGCGATTACAGCATCAAATCCTGATAAAAAGCTTAATGCACTTCGTATCAATGAAGCTATAAAGATGGATGGTGTGCTGGATGAGGAAGTCTGGAAAAATGCTCAAGTAGCTACAGATTTTATTCAAACTGAACCAACACCGGGTTTGTCTGCAACATTTGTAACAGAGGCCTTTTTTTTATATGACAACAATGCGGTGTATATCGGTGCCCGAATGTTTGATCCTGAATCGCAAAAAATCCTGAAAGAATTGTCACTAAGAGATCAAATGGGCAATGCGGACTATTTCGGTGTATTTTTTGATACATATAAAAGTGGTATCAACGGGTTCAATTTTTTTGTTACTGCTTCAGGTGTACAAAAAGAAGGAGTAGTAACCAATCATAAGGATGATAGCAACTGGAATGCTGTCTGGGAAAGCGCTGTCTCTCAGGATGCTAAAGGATGGTATGTGGAGATCAAAATCCCTTATTCATCACTGAGGTTCCCATCTGTTGATATTCAAGAATGGAATGTACAGTTTGCAAGAGAGATACGCAGATTTCGTGAGACATCCTACTGGTCTCCCATTGATCCTACCGTCTCAGGATGGGTACAACAATCCGGTTCTGTCACCGGCATCAATAATATCAAATCACCGGTTAGATTGTCCCTTACACCTTATTTGTCAGGGTATGTCAATACTACTTATGATCCTGGTTCAAACCAAAAGAAATTGTCCTCAGGGACTGCTTATAGTGCAGGACTCGATCTGAAATACGGGATCAATGATGCATTTACTTTGGATATGACATTGATTCCTGATTTTGGTCAGGTCATTTCAGACAGACAGGTGCTCAACCTGAGTCCGTTTGAAGTTTTTTTTGAAGACAACAGACAGTTTTTTACAGAAGGCACAGAGCTGTTTAACAGAGGAAGACTATTTTATTCCAGAAGAATCGGAGGAAGACCTATACATTATAACCAAGTGAACTCTCAGCTAAAAGAAGGAGAAACTATCGTCAATAATCCGGAAACGAGTCAGCTTTTTAATGCAACGAAGGTCTCAGGGCGCACTTCAAATGGACTGGGTATCGGAGCTTTTAATGCATTGGTGAGTGAAGAATTTGCTCTCATCCGATCCAATGATGGCGTAGAAAGGCAGATAAAAACCAATCCTATGACCAACTACAACGTTTTTGTATTGGATCAGAATCTAAAAAATAACTCTTATGTAAGTTTGGTCAATACCAATGTATATCGGTTAGGAAGTGATTATGATGCTAATGTCACAGGTGGATTTTTTAATATCAGGAGCGCTAATCAGAAATACATGGTAGGTGGTTCAGGAGTATTAGCTAATCAAATTTACTCCACTGGAACTGAAAGAGGTTTTACATACAATCTGGAACTTGGAAAAATAAGTGGCAACTGGACTTATAGTTTTACGCACGGTGTAGAATCTGAAAAATATAATCCCAATGATCTTGGTTTTCTGTATAGTCCCAATGAAGTATTCTATAATATGGAAGGTCAATACGCACAATACAAACCAAAAAATGAAAAACTTCAACTATATGAAATAGGAGCTAATACTACATATTCCAGATTATACAAACCTTCTGTTTTCAGTGATTTTTATACAATTATCAGAAGCTTCTTCTTGTTTAAAAGCAGAAATGCATTTGGAATCAATGCCAGAATAGAGCCATTTGAAACGCGCGATTATTTTGAACCAAGAACAGTTGATTTTTCAAAGTACGTATCCTGGACTCCCAATTATATGCTCGGAGGATTTATTTCTACGGATTATCGCAAGCCTTTTGCTTTTGATATCAATGCTAATTATCGATATTTTGATGCTGAGCACAGGAGAAATTTTTCATCAAGTTTTAGTCCCAGGTTCAGGTTTAGTGACAGAATGTCTGTTTTTATGAACATGGCCTTGTCCCTTATCCGTTTTGAACCGGGTTATGTTAATAAAAATATTGATAGCAGGCCTATTGAAGGTCTTGGATCCAATGATATTCTGGTAGGTCATAGGAACAGGACCATCATGGAAAACTCACTCACCGGCAGATATATTTTTAATAGTGTCATGGGGATCAATGTCCGAATCAGACACTATTGGGATAAGGTCAGGTATCAGGAATTTGGTGCCCTCAATGATAAAGGATATCCGGATATCATCACCTACAATGGGTTAAATGAAAAAGCAGAACCAATCTTCGACAGAAATGTCAATATATTTAATGTAGATCTTCAGTACAACTGGCGATTTGCTCCCGGCAGCGACATCATCTTTGTATGGAAAAATCAGATCTTCAACAATGACAAAGAGTATCAAAGAGACTATTTCTCCAATCTCGGAGGACTTTTTGACTCATTGCAGACCAATAGCTTTTCTGTAAGAGTGCTTTATTTTCTGGATTACCTGCAGGTGTTTCCCCGTAAGGAAGTATGA
- a CDS encoding 2Fe-2S iron-sulfur cluster binding domain-containing protein, protein MDNIISLTVIDRDGAEHCLEAPTDMAMNVMEVCKSYELPVEGICGGMALCASCHVYVLSDHELSEPSEDEENMLDQAFFVKSNSRLGCQLYIAENLNGLVVELAPVSGD, encoded by the coding sequence ATGGATAATATAATAAGTCTTACAGTAATAGATAGAGATGGAGCTGAACATTGTCTCGAAGCTCCTACGGATATGGCCATGAATGTCATGGAAGTCTGCAAATCATATGAATTACCAGTGGAAGGTATATGTGGTGGAATGGCGTTGTGCGCATCATGCCATGTATATGTATTGAGCGATCACGAGCTGTCAGAACCATCAGAAGACGAAGAAAATATGCTTGATCAGGCTTTCTTTGTAAAATCCAACTCTAGATTAGGTTGTCAATTGTATATAGCAGAAAACTTAAACGGTCTCGTCGTTGAGTTAGCACCTGTAAGTGGTGATTGA